GAAGATGCTTTAGCTAAGACTCTGGCTTGCGCTGGCTACTTTAAGCTCAAAGATGAGGTATCGGTTGTTCTGGGTTTACCTTACCTGTCCCAGGAGCAATTTGAGAAAGAAAAGGCACAAATCATAAGTCAGCTGACTGGTCCCCATGTGATGAATTTCCGGGGCGAACCTGTATCCCTGAATATTACCAAAGTCTGGGTTATGCCAGAGGGCTATGGTAGTTTGTTGTGGTGCGAAGCACAACCGAAAAAAGGTACTGCACCGCTCCCTGACTTTACCAAGCTGTCGGCGGCGATCGTGGACATTGGACATCAAACAACTGATATGTTGATGGTGGATAATTTCCGCTTTGCTCGTGGGGCTTCTAAGAGTGAAGATTTTGGTATGAGCAAGTTCTATGAACTAGTTGCTGCCGAAATTGAGGGCGCAGATAGTCAATCTCTGTCCTTAATTGCGGCTGTGAACCGTCCCAAGGGCGATCGCTTTTATCGTCCCCGTGGTGCTAGTAAACCTACTAACTTAGATGATTTCTTACCAAATCTTACGGAGATGTTTTCGCGTGAAATTTGTAGTCGTGTGTTAGCATGGCTACCAGAGCGTGTTACTGATGTAATTATCACTGGTGGTGGTGGTGAATTCTTTGGAGAAGACTTACAACGTTTACTCAAAGAAGCAAAAATCAATGCTCACCTAGCTTCACCCGCCCGTCAGGCAAACGCTTTAGGGCAGTACATTTACGCAGAGGCGCAGTTATCCAACGTTCGCTCTTCTAGGGCTTAAAGCTAATGTTCCAATGGTCTAAAAAAGTAGTGAAATCTGTTACGTTCAATCCAGGGGTTGCAGACGAAAGTTTATTGGCGCTGATTGAAAGTTATTTGGAAAAAGACCCCAATAAAACTTTTAGTGACCTCTGTAAAGAAGCCTTATGGCAAGCTTTGTGCGTACCAGAATCAACAAGACCTATCCCCAAACAAACAGCAGTGTCAGGAGGGGAGGAACAACAGGTTGCTGACCTCCAAAGCCAATTAACTGACCTAGACAGACGTTCTGCCGCACGTGATTCTCATCGATTGGAACAAGTAGAATATCATTTGATGCAGTTGAGTCAACAAGTTGCTCAGTTAGCATTAATGGTGAATCAGCCACATAATAACCAGCCTGTGGTTGTGAATACACCAAGACTTGAAGTAGTAAATCATGCTCACTCTAGTACCGTACATGATACTTTTCCCCAAGATGTAGACCCCGTAATCAGTCGCTTAAGTCAGTTTCTGGATGATTTTTAGGAAAAATCAGGGTGTAAAATTTTTTTGCTGCTGTTAGTAAACCTCCTTGGTAGATGTCTCTATTAAGGGGGTTTAATCTTTGTAGGGTGCAGAGTCAACGCTTTCCCTGGTGTTCAGGGAGCAAATAATACCAATTGCTAATCCTGAGGAGCAAGTAACAGAATAATGCTGTTTTGACAAGGTTTTATAACTTGGATATGTTTCAGTATTTGCGTGAAATGGTATAAGGGGAAAGGTATCTCTGCTGTCACCAATTACCCATCACTAAGTATTTCCTAATGTATGAAAGTTTTACCTGTAACATCGGTTCAAGTAGCTGATACCGAAGAATTTATTTATCAACCTCCTGCAAAAGCAACAAATGCTAGTCGAATTTTAGTGAAACCGAATCTCGGCTATCCAGTAGCACCCCCGGTGACCGTGAGTATAAATATACTCAAAAAAGTTTTGCAAGGTTTACGTCAAGTAAGTCCAAATGGGGAAATTTTGATTGTTGAAGGTGTATGTTCACCTGTATCCCTGGAAGAAATTGCTCATCGCCATGGATTGTATGGGATTTTGGATGAGGGGATGCAACTGTTGGATGCGGATAAGTTACCTATGAGTGAATATCCCAACTTGTCACCCTCTCCAGTGCGCTACAAGTCAATGTTTGCACCGACGATGTTACAAGAGGTAGACTGCTGCATTACGGTGGGTGCATTCAAGAAAACTAACTTGAAGGGAAAAGAGTTAATTTCTGCTAGTTTGAAAAATCTCTATGGTTTATTTCCGCGATCGCGCTATAAAGCCAGAAGTTCCCACTCACGGGGGCAATTGCATCGCCCTTCTGTACCTCTAATTTTACAAGATGTATATTTCAGTATTGGATATTTATTTGCTGGTGCTGTGGTGGATGGTGATTTAAGATTTGTCAGTGATGATTGGCGACCTGATAAAGGCAAAACATTTCCTTTTGGGAAGATATTTTTTGGTGATGATATTTTGGCAGTTGATAGAAGAGCTTGTGAACTTGCCAAAGAAACAGTTCCAGATTATTTGGATACGATTGAAAATTTACGTCAATTATCCAACATTTAGATTGGCGGAATTAGTTTGAGCAACAGATTTAGAACCCACACCCTAGTGTATTGCTAATTTCATCACTTAATTTCAAAATTAGCCCAAGATTTCCCAAAGCAAGATGTTTGAGTCGTCATATCCTAAATATCTGCACTATTTTGACAACAAAATTATTAAAACTATTAAGTAAAGTGCTTTTCATCTCTACTCACCAAGTCCTATATTGTTGTCTACATCAAGAGATTTATGGAAAATTCATATTATTCATTCTTGTATCATATCGTACCGTCTTTTGAATGATGAATCCTAGAAATTACTATCAACAAATGATGACTTGTGATTTTTGTTACGCATTTGCCTATCTTATTGCAACTGATGTTAATGAAAACTTAATTTGATTATAAACTAAGCTCTATGGATGGGAATTATTCACTCCGCATACTTACTGAGAAAGAGCAATTTTTTTATGAAAAATTTATAAAAATCCCAGTTTTTTATGAAAATTTTGTAAAAGATACGGATGCTACTGAATTTGTCAGGTGCTTATGCCTATATTGGGGTAAGTTAACACAAATTATACGGGATAAATACTGAAGCAATTACAGCTAAACATCGAGAGTCAGATTCTATTTCATACTATGGATAGACAATCATGTTACGGTTGTGAAGTTAAAGTATTTATGCTGTTTCAGCTTTTGTGAAATGTTTCAACTACCCAGTTAAATTCATGACTCTTACATCCGAACGTCAAATAATTCTGTTTAAACCTCAAGGACGTATTGATTTACAAGGTGGAGTTGCTCTTAGTCAGCAGATGTCAGAGGTAGTACCTCAACCTGATCATCTGTGGTTAATCAATCTAGAAGAGGTAGATTTTATGGATAGCTCTGGGTTGGTTTCTTTAGTAAATGGTTTAAAAGTTGCGCGTCAAAGTGGTTGTCGCTTGGTTCTGTGTAATGTCCAAGCTCCGGTAAGATTAGTTCTGGAATTAACTCAGTTGGATTCTGTCTTTGAGATTATTTCCACTGATGAGGAGGTTATAGGGGTTAGTAATCTAATGGCTAGCTAACTTGCTCAAATTGCAACTGCTGGGTACAATTTAGCCTCAATCGGTAAATCTCCCAAGTGATATAAGCGAGGTAAGGTGTGGTAAGTAGTGAGTACAGATGTTATCAAGTCCTTACATTTTTGGAGAAGTTGCTCCCAGAAGCAGTAATTAGTGGCAACCACACATTGGAAATTTGGGATTTTCGCGGCAAAATTATCCCAGCAGTTTGAATTTGTAAATATGTTGTTTTAAGCAACTGCCCACTGATTAATAGATTCTCCTGAAGGAAAAAATTCAACATTTGGAATCAATAGGAGTTTTTCTTCGTAAGAATTTTGATGGCTAGGGTTCTTATTTGATTTTGGATGGGATAATCAATAAACTTGATGTCAATAAATATTTTTCTACTCTAGGTTGTGTTCCTATAGTCATCATTGCCCTAACATCTTTTTAAGAGCGCGATAACCGGCACAGATAACTTATCCTTTCATATATAAATATCTAGGACTGAGATGTCGCAATATTCAGTAATATTTTGATGAGAGTGTTTTAACAACCAAGATGAAACCCTTAAGCATTCTGCGGGGAAATATTGGGTTGTCCCTGGCGAGGAAAACTAGGTAAATCAATACCACTGTGGGATGCTGTGCGGGTTTTGAGAGCTAAACGGTAGCTGACACTTTGGAGTTCTGCCTGTAATTGACGATTTTCTCTTTGTAGGGTTGCCACTTTTTCTCTGACTGGAGCCATTCGTTCTTCAAACTTGCGGCGATAGATTTGTGGTAACTCTTGTACTACTTGCTCTAGCATCCGACTACGATCGGTGAGTTCTTGAACTGTTTGTCGTAGCTGGTAGATTTCTGTGTCACGGGAGGTGATTTGCTCTTGATAAAAACTTAGTTGTTGTTCTACAGCGCTGAGTTGTTCTTGTAATGCCAGTAATTGGCTTTGGTGGCGCTCTGACACCTCGCTTTGGGGTGTGAAGTTGGTATTACCTTTAACAAGTCGAAATAATTCCTGAGACAGCTGTTGCACTAACTGATCTCGCAATTGCAGCTCTTGACGCAGCTTCGACACTTCTGTAGAGAGCGCTTGGATTGTTGAGGTGTCATTTTGGCTCACAGTAGCAACTAGCTCCCATTAATTATTTTCTACTGAATTAAGTATAAATATGATGTCACTTTTTTCGTAAGTACTTGCTAATTTAACATTCTTGAGCCATTTGGCAATAAGAAAAAGCAAATTTTTTTTGTACTTTTTGTAAAGCTGGGGAATTTAGGGATGGGAAGTAACTTTACAAAGATAATTCTTGCCAGTTAGTTGAGAGTGATTATTCCCTCGCCTTCCCAATTCCGACATTTCCCCATTAATTTTTAGACTGTAGCCACTTCTTCTGATTTGACTGCGGATACTTCTTGTTTGATGGTGAGGTAGCGAATTACTTCTTCACTCAAACGCATTGCCCGTTCTAAGGGCGCGATCGCACTGCCGGCACCACTGTAATTCATCTGAATGTAAATACCATCCCGATGTTTACCAATTTCGTAAGCTAGACGACGTTTGCCTCGGTTTTGAATTTCGATGTTTTCTCCACCTTGCTCCCGTAGTAAATTTTCAAACTTACTAACATTCTGCTCCACTAGCTCGTCTGTGAGGTCAGGACGCAGGATATACATGGTTTCGTAAACAATTGACATTTGCGGAAATCTCCTTATGGACTAGGGCTGCTGGTATAGATAAAGACCAAACTCGCGTAAAATACAGAAATATCTTCATCTACAGCAACAAGGAACTACAATCTTACCAGCTTTTAATTTTAATGCTTAATTACCACTTCAGTAATCAGGTAAGGAATTTTGATTCATGATGCAGAGGGGACAGGTGACAGGTGACAGATAAAAGGGGAAAATATGGAAATCATTAACCTAGCTTCCAATTCCCCATTTCCCTATTAAGTATTTTTGTAAAGTTATGGCACAGCGCTACGTGCGGGTTCAAAATCAAGCTGGACAAATTTATTATGGGTTACTTCAGCTTGATTCTACGGTGCAGTTACTTGATGCACCACCATGGTTAGAAGGTCAGGGAACGAATTTAATTTTAGAAGCGGGAGAATATCAAATTTTGGCTCCTTGCGCTCCTTCTAAAATTGTGGCAGTGGGGAAGAATTATACTGATCACGCTGCGGAAATGGGTTCCGAAGTACCTCGTGAACCATTGCTTTTTTTTAAACCACCAACGGCAGTTATTGCCTCAGAAGAGGAAATTTGTTATCCCTCACAATCCCAAAGAGTAGATTATGAAGGAGAATTAGCACTAATTATTGGCGATCGCGCGGTGGATTGTACACCAAGAGAAGGGCAAACGAAAATTTGGGGTTACACCATTGCCAATGATGTGACAGCTAGAGACTTGCAAAAAACCGATAATCAATGGACTCGTGCCAAAGGATTTGATACTTTTTGTCCTCTCGGTCCTTGGATAGTGCGAGAATTGAGTCCAGGGGCAAAATTACAAACGTTCCTAAATGACGATATAAATCCTGTACAGTCTTGTTCTATAGACCAAATGGTATTCCCCCCGGATTTTCTTGTCTCCTATATCAGCCAGGTAATGACACTATTGCCCGGTGACGTGATTTTAACTGGTACACCCGTAGGAATTGGTGCTTTACAAGTTGGCGATCGCATCCGTGTAGAAATTGAAGGTATTGGTCGCTTAGAAAACTCCGTAATTGCCCGTCAACCCATGGCAAAAAAGGATTAATCTCATCTGAATTCCCATGGGGAATTTCTGCGATCGCACCTTAACTCCTCAATTTAAAATTGACAAACAATTATCTCGGCAGCTGCATATACACCGCATCGGAAATTGCCGGGATTTCTGCATAACGTCCCAACAAAGACTGCACTACAGAATAAATTGCTGCTCCAAGTATCCCTAAAAAGATAGTTGTCGATAGGGTTTGAATTGCAAAATTACCCGCAGGAACCAAACCCACTAAATCAGTCAACACACCAAAGAGGAAAATCACAATATCTAGCAGAATTGCCTGCATAGTATTAAATCGCACAAAATGGCTGATTTTCTCATTCCTGATTACAAAGATAAACAAAAGAAAGAAAATAATCAGCCCAGCATAACGTACACCGTAATATACGGTTAACAATGGCATTAAGGGTAAAAAGATGACTTGTAAAACAGGAAACTGGGTAAGTAAGAACCTGCCATACATGAAAACCTCAACTATCGGCAGCAAATAGGGTAAGCAAGCAAAAATTCTGTCACTAAAGGTTGAAGATCCACGCCAAGACATCCTGCGTTCTCCCGTAAAGAAATTTTCTAATCTAAAACCTAGAATAACGCAGTCCAGAAACGAGTGCTTCACGCCCAAGAGTGAGCAACCCAACAACCAAGAGATTTATTCAACATTGGCAATCCGAAAACCCATCAAACACTCATACTGCTCTGAATGCTTATCCGTTATTCTACGTATTTGTTGGGCACAACGCAGTTGACCTTTACGCCACCGAGGTTGTCCACTACTATCTGCCAAGAGACAAGATTGGCAAACCTGGTGAGGATTCAGGATTTGGTCTTCTAATAAGATTACTAACATCCATTTCCTCCCCCACTCTCTAGCATTTACTTTTCCTGTGTAAAAATATGCTTGAGGTTAGGATAGCTATATTTGCCTAAAAATGTCATCCTTTTGCAGGATTCTACTGAGAATCTTCAGAATAGTAGGGAAATCTTGTTCAGAAGACTTGACAAACAGTTACTTCCGACTCAGGGCAAATCCCGACTATTGCTTCTACCAAAAACAATATTTTATCCAGGTTGTAAATTAATTGTATGCTGGTTATTAAGATTTATAGTCAAAACCAATACATAAGTTTATTTCCCTTCTGAGCGGCAAGAAATAATCCATACTTGACATTAGCTAAAGAGCGTTATGATGATTAACGCACTTGTTTCACGGAGTAAAAATCAACCAGTAATCAGCTAATCAGCTAGATGCTTTTGAGAACTGCGACTTCTGCAAAAAAACCAGAAATGTTTCAGTCCTCAGATGATGGCTAATTGCTATTGACTATTTTTAACTCCATTGATTCAACATCAACCATTCTCCCAATTTTCCTTAAGGATAGTTGAAGTGACTCTCACGAACTCAGATTTTCTTGTTTCCTCCGATCCCAGTGTTGCCGAGTTAATCAATCACGAACTGCAACGTCAACGGGATCACCTAGAGTTAATCGCTAGTGAAAACTTTACCTCTGCGGCGGTACTAGCAGCCCAGGGTTCTGTGCTTACGAATAAGTACGCAGAAGGACTACCAGGTAAGCGTTACTACGGTGGTTGTGAGTTTATTGACAAAATTGAACAAATTGCCATTGACAGAGCTAAACAGCTATTTGGTGCGGCTCATGCCAATGTCCAGCCTCACTCTGGTGCTCAAGCTAATTTTGCGGTGTTTCTCTCCTTACTGCAACCAGGAGATAAAATCATGGGGATGGACTTGTCCCATGGTGGACACCTCACCCATGGTTCCCCTGTCAACGTTTCCGGTAAGTGGTTCCAAGTGTCTCACTATGGGGTGAGTCCGGAAACCGAGCAGTTAGATTATGACCTAATTCGTGAGCTGGCGCTAAGGGAGCGCCCTAAGCTGATGATTTGTGGTTATTCTGCATACTCTCGCATCATTGACTTTGCTAAATTCCGTAGTATTGCTGATGAAGTAGGTGCTTTCTTACTTGCGGATATTGCCCATATTGCTGGTTTAGTTGCCACAGGATTACATCCGAATCCCATTTCTTTCTGTGATGTGGTGACAACTACCACCCATAAAACCTTGAGAGGTCCCCGTGGTGGTTTGATTCTTACCCGTGATCAGGAATTGGGTAAAAAACTAGACAAAGCTGTATTCCCTGGAAACCAGGGAGGTCCCTTAGAGCATGTGATTGCAGCTAAAGCAGTGGCTTTTGGAGAAGCGCTGAAACCAGAATTTAAAACCTATTCTGCCCAGGTAATTGAAAATGCTCGCGCTTTGGCAAGTCAGTTACAAAGTCGTGGGTTGAAGTTAGTATCTAATGGTACTGATAACCATGTGATGCTCGTTGATTTACGTAGTATCGGGATGACTGGGAAACTGGCAGACCAACTGGTAAGCGGCGTAAATATCACTGCGAATAAGAATACTGTGCCCTTTGACCCGGAATCACCTTTTGTGACTAGTGGTTTGCGTTTAGGTTCTCCAGCTATGACTACTAGGGGTTTAGGAGTTGCAGAGTTTACCGAGATTGGGAATATTATCGCCGATCGCCTGTTGAATCCAGAGTCAGAGTCAGTGGCTGCTGATTGTCGTCAACGGGTAGCTGCGTTGTGCGATCGCTTCCCCCTATATCCCCATATCACAATTCCTGTACCAGCTTTAGCCTAATTTTTGGTGGAGACGTGAGCGATCGCGTCTCCTAATTATTCATCTGATTATTTCTCAA
The Calothrix sp. 336/3 DNA segment above includes these coding regions:
- a CDS encoding Npun_F5560 family protein, with the translated sequence MSQNDTSTIQALSTEVSKLRQELQLRDQLVQQLSQELFRLVKGNTNFTPQSEVSERHQSQLLALQEQLSAVEQQLSFYQEQITSRDTEIYQLRQTVQELTDRSRMLEQVVQELPQIYRRKFEERMAPVREKVATLQRENRQLQAELQSVSYRLALKTRTASHSGIDLPSFPRQGQPNISPQNA
- a CDS encoding Tic20 family protein — encoded protein: MSWRGSSTFSDRIFACLPYLLPIVEVFMYGRFLLTQFPVLQVIFLPLMPLLTVYYGVRYAGLIIFFLLFIFVIRNEKISHFVRFNTMQAILLDIVIFLFGVLTDLVGLVPAGNFAIQTLSTTIFLGILGAAIYSVVQSLLGRYAEIPAISDAVYMQLPR
- the rpsF gene encoding 30S ribosomal protein S6; this encodes MSIVYETMYILRPDLTDELVEQNVSKFENLLREQGGENIEIQNRGKRRLAYEIGKHRDGIYIQMNYSGAGSAIAPLERAMRLSEEVIRYLTIKQEVSAVKSEEVATV
- a CDS encoding ParM/StbA family protein, with product MTDSSPAATPMNAAAIPMNRVSASTPMNAAPTPQAAASGKKILSVDLGRTSTKTSVSREPNNVYFISSNVKQMSMEQVRGGVFEARATDPLLDLWLEYQGSGYAVGQLAADFGADLGVGQSKVEDALAKTLACAGYFKLKDEVSVVLGLPYLSQEQFEKEKAQIISQLTGPHVMNFRGEPVSLNITKVWVMPEGYGSLLWCEAQPKKGTAPLPDFTKLSAAIVDIGHQTTDMLMVDNFRFARGASKSEDFGMSKFYELVAAEIEGADSQSLSLIAAVNRPKGDRFYRPRGASKPTNLDDFLPNLTEMFSREICSRVLAWLPERVTDVIITGGGGEFFGEDLQRLLKEAKINAHLASPARQANALGQYIYAEAQLSNVRSSRA
- a CDS encoding fumarylacetoacetate hydrolase family protein encodes the protein MAQRYVRVQNQAGQIYYGLLQLDSTVQLLDAPPWLEGQGTNLILEAGEYQILAPCAPSKIVAVGKNYTDHAAEMGSEVPREPLLFFKPPTAVIASEEEICYPSQSQRVDYEGELALIIGDRAVDCTPREGQTKIWGYTIANDVTARDLQKTDNQWTRAKGFDTFCPLGPWIVRELSPGAKLQTFLNDDINPVQSCSIDQMVFPPDFLVSYISQVMTLLPGDVILTGTPVGIGALQVGDRIRVEIEGIGRLENSVIARQPMAKKD
- a CDS encoding DUF362 domain-containing protein yields the protein MKVLPVTSVQVADTEEFIYQPPAKATNASRILVKPNLGYPVAPPVTVSINILKKVLQGLRQVSPNGEILIVEGVCSPVSLEEIAHRHGLYGILDEGMQLLDADKLPMSEYPNLSPSPVRYKSMFAPTMLQEVDCCITVGAFKKTNLKGKELISASLKNLYGLFPRSRYKARSSHSRGQLHRPSVPLILQDVYFSIGYLFAGAVVDGDLRFVSDDWRPDKGKTFPFGKIFFGDDILAVDRRACELAKETVPDYLDTIENLRQLSNI
- a CDS encoding STAS domain-containing protein, which translates into the protein MTLTSERQIILFKPQGRIDLQGGVALSQQMSEVVPQPDHLWLINLEEVDFMDSSGLVSLVNGLKVARQSGCRLVLCNVQAPVRLVLELTQLDSVFEIISTDEEVIGVSNLMAS
- the glyA gene encoding serine hydroxymethyltransferase, whose translation is MTLTNSDFLVSSDPSVAELINHELQRQRDHLELIASENFTSAAVLAAQGSVLTNKYAEGLPGKRYYGGCEFIDKIEQIAIDRAKQLFGAAHANVQPHSGAQANFAVFLSLLQPGDKIMGMDLSHGGHLTHGSPVNVSGKWFQVSHYGVSPETEQLDYDLIRELALRERPKLMICGYSAYSRIIDFAKFRSIADEVGAFLLADIAHIAGLVATGLHPNPISFCDVVTTTTHKTLRGPRGGLILTRDQELGKKLDKAVFPGNQGGPLEHVIAAKAVAFGEALKPEFKTYSAQVIENARALASQLQSRGLKLVSNGTDNHVMLVDLRSIGMTGKLADQLVSGVNITANKNTVPFDPESPFVTSGLRLGSPAMTTRGLGVAEFTEIGNIIADRLLNPESESVAADCRQRVAALCDRFPLYPHITIPVPALA